One Desulfobulbus oligotrophicus DNA segment encodes these proteins:
- a CDS encoding serine hydroxymethyltransferase: MNNLQQYDPEIFHLIEQEERRQRDKIRLIASENYVSTAVMAATGSVLTNKYSEGYPGKRYYEGQQYIDQVESIAIERAKTLFKAEHVNVQPYSGSPANLAVYLAFLKPGDTILGMALPHGGHLTHGAKVSISGKYFNAEFYTLDETTGRLNYDAIRETALRCKPKILIAGHSAYSRILDFPAFRKIADACGALLLVDMAHFAGLVVGGVHPTPIPYADVVTTTTHKSLRGPRGAMIFCKQEYAAAIDKAVFPGLQGGPHNNTTAAIAVALKEAATDDFRLYAQQIVKNAQALAATLLDRGFNLVTGGTENHLMLIDLTNKGITGKVAAKALDAAGIVLNYNAVPYDTRKPFDPSGIRLGSAAVTSRGFKEEQMVQIGKWIDAIVADPSNLQLQQETATAVQRLCIGFPAPGLEHLAA; the protein is encoded by the coding sequence ATGAATAACCTGCAACAGTATGACCCTGAAATCTTTCATCTGATTGAACAGGAAGAACGACGCCAAAGGGACAAAATTCGTCTCATTGCTTCTGAAAATTATGTATCAACTGCAGTCATGGCGGCCACCGGTTCAGTTCTGACCAATAAGTACTCAGAAGGATATCCCGGGAAACGGTATTACGAGGGCCAACAGTACATTGACCAGGTTGAGAGCATAGCTATAGAACGGGCAAAAACTCTTTTCAAGGCAGAACATGTCAATGTGCAACCCTACTCCGGATCTCCGGCTAACCTGGCAGTCTACCTCGCCTTTCTCAAGCCCGGTGACACAATTCTCGGTATGGCCCTTCCCCATGGCGGCCATCTTACGCATGGCGCCAAGGTCTCCATCTCCGGCAAGTATTTCAATGCCGAATTCTATACTCTTGACGAGACCACGGGCCGCCTTAACTATGACGCTATTCGCGAAACAGCCCTGCGCTGCAAGCCAAAAATTTTAATTGCCGGCCACTCGGCCTATTCACGTATCCTGGATTTCCCTGCATTCAGAAAAATCGCAGATGCCTGTGGAGCTCTTCTGCTCGTTGATATGGCCCATTTCGCCGGCCTGGTGGTGGGAGGTGTGCATCCCACTCCCATCCCCTATGCTGATGTGGTCACAACCACGACCCACAAGTCACTGCGTGGTCCACGTGGCGCCATGATCTTCTGTAAACAAGAGTATGCTGCAGCCATTGACAAGGCCGTCTTCCCAGGCTTGCAAGGTGGTCCGCATAACAACACCACCGCAGCCATTGCCGTAGCCCTGAAGGAGGCTGCAACCGATGACTTTCGACTCTATGCGCAACAGATTGTCAAAAACGCTCAGGCCCTGGCAGCGACCCTGCTTGACAGAGGGTTCAACCTCGTTACCGGTGGAACAGAGAATCATCTCATGCTCATCGATCTGACCAACAAGGGAATAACCGGAAAAGTTGCAGCCAAAGCACTTGATGCCGCAGGTATTGTCCTTAATTACAATGCTGTTCCTTACGATACGCGCAAGCCTTTTGATCCAAGCGGCATACGCCTGGGCTCCGCTGCAGTGACTTCACGGGGGTTCAAGGAAGAGCAGATGGTGCAGATCGGCAAATGGATCGATGCCATTGTAGCCGATCCATCCAACCTTCAATTACAACAGGAAACTGCAACAGCTGTGCAACGTCTCTGTATCGGCTTTCCAGCTCCCGGCCTGGAGCACCTGGCAGCCTGA
- a CDS encoding gamma-glutamylcyclotransferase family protein, with product MEKTALFCYGTLQSPLVMKVVTGQPYEGREATLIDWARYRVRGSEYPGIVPQEGSLVCGKLYWGLDEQAVEKLDAFEGDKYERVLVNVILADGSNQQAYVYAIRQDCRTMLSNDPWDFDRFLQNGLERFIHWFVEDRRDLFDRGDL from the coding sequence ATGGAGAAAACAGCCTTGTTTTGTTATGGGACTTTACAGTCTCCACTCGTGATGAAGGTTGTAACCGGTCAGCCCTATGAGGGCCGGGAAGCCACATTGATTGATTGGGCAAGATACCGAGTTCGTGGTTCAGAATATCCCGGGATTGTGCCGCAAGAGGGTTCTCTTGTCTGCGGCAAGCTTTATTGGGGATTAGATGAGCAGGCAGTTGAAAAGCTCGATGCCTTTGAAGGTGACAAGTATGAACGTGTGCTTGTCAACGTTATCCTGGCTGATGGCAGTAACCAGCAAGCCTATGTATATGCTATCCGGCAGGACTGCCGGACAATGCTCTCAAATGACCCCTGGGATTTTGATCGTTTTTTGCAAAACGGGTTGGAGAGGTTCATTCATTGGTTTGTTGAAGACCGTCGAGACCTCTTTGACAGAGGAGACCTCTAG
- the yhbY gene encoding ribosome assembly RNA-binding protein YhbY, with product MHDKTTAPSALTSAQKKFLRSRAHHLAPVVYVGKEGFSPTMCQALKAALKTHELIKVKIGQNCPVERKVATQELVDITGADLVQSIGRVVTLYLANPDLPPEKQLKLMTAATDH from the coding sequence ATGCATGACAAAACGACTGCACCATCTGCACTGACCAGTGCACAGAAAAAATTCCTGCGCAGCCGGGCCCATCATCTTGCCCCGGTTGTCTATGTCGGCAAGGAGGGATTCTCACCCACCATGTGCCAGGCTCTCAAGGCTGCTTTAAAGACGCATGAGTTGATTAAGGTTAAAATTGGGCAGAACTGCCCTGTGGAAAGAAAAGTTGCGACACAGGAACTGGTTGACATCACTGGAGCTGACCTGGTGCAGTCTATTGGTCGGGTCGTTACCCTTTATCTGGCGAATCCTGACCTGCCGCCGGAAAAACAGCTTAAACTTATGACAGCCGCCACAGACCATTGA